One Deltaproteobacteria bacterium genomic window carries:
- a CDS encoding ferritin-like domain-containing protein translates to MKNDELIQMLNNDLADEHAAILRYLIHAYLEGEDTPLGASLLSRCREEMWHMHWLGMIIGRLGGEPNLVPNPYPHDPTNRTTILKSYVEYEEKLIPHYNGEADRVDDPHIKRVLQREAWESAYHAKKFQKMLDKLTPEQANGLPGEENELPEAFVNQLQDLVAGKYTEMLQHLRTSWVFQQEDIFGWRVMDFAMTKMKQLAHLAEEVAENGIVPRFEAQQIDKSTSIGLALKKALEDVKYARQEHVKLLESSEAKKHSGLVLSTDLTVQQEEYEAAELEEWLQKL, encoded by the coding sequence ATGAAGAATGATGAATTGATTCAAATGTTGAACAATGATCTGGCGGACGAACATGCAGCAATTTTGCGTTATCTGATTCATGCCTATCTGGAAGGGGAGGATACTCCGCTGGGTGCCAGTTTGCTCTCCCGCTGTCGGGAAGAGATGTGGCACATGCACTGGTTGGGAATGATTATTGGCCGGTTGGGTGGAGAGCCCAATCTGGTTCCCAATCCCTACCCCCATGATCCTACCAACAGGACAACCATTCTGAAGTCTTACGTTGAGTACGAGGAAAAACTCATACCTCACTACAATGGTGAGGCGGACAGAGTCGACGATCCCCACATAAAGAGAGTCCTGCAAAGGGAGGCCTGGGAGTCTGCCTATCATGCCAAGAAATTCCAGAAAATGCTGGACAAGCTCACCCCAGAGCAGGCAAATGGACTTCCCGGAGAGGAAAATGAACTTCCCGAGGCATTTGTCAATCAGCTTCAAGACCTGGTGGCTGGCAAGTACACAGAGATGCTGCAGCACCTGCGTACTTCGTGGGTATTCCAGCAGGAAGATATTTTTGGCTGGCGGGTTATGGATTTTGCCATGACCAAGATGAAGCAGCTGGCGCACCTGGCTGAGGAGGTGGCTGAGAATGGCATCGTGCCCAGGTTCGAAGCACAGCAAATAGACAAGAGTACGTCCATTGGCCTGGCCCTCAAGAAGGCTCTCGAGGATGTGAAGTACGCCCGGCAGGAACATGTGAAGCTGCTGGAAAGCAGTGAGGCAAAAAAACACAGCGGACTTGTGCTCAGTACGGATCTTACCGTACAGCAAGAGGAGTATGAGGCGGCGGAACTGGAAGAGTGGCTGCAGAAGCTTTGA
- a CDS encoding glutaredoxin, with translation MADKVIIYGKAGUPYTSKAREAYGSSAEYVDIKNDSARLDEMLKLSGGKRLVPVIVEGDKVTIGYGGT, from the coding sequence ATGGCAGATAAAGTAATCATTTATGGCAAAGCAGGTTGACCTTACACCAGCAAGGCCCGTGAGGCCTACGGCAGTAGCGCCGAGTATGTGGATATCAAGAACGACTCGGCAAGGCTCGATGAGATGCTGAAGCTTTCCGGCGGCAAAAGGCTGGTTCCTGTGATCGTGGAGGGAGACAAGGTTACTATTGGCTATGGAGGCACCTGA
- a CDS encoding insulinase family protein produces MPVGHDFELIKARDIPELHSRAELYRHRKTGAEVLSISNSDENKVFGITFRTPPADETGVAHILEHSVLCGSRKYPVKEPFVELLKGSLQTFLNAFTYPDKTCYPVASQNLQDFYNLIDVYLDAVFYPLLTPYTLAQEGWHYELEDSGQALQYKGVVFSEMKGAYSSADRVLLEYSQQSLFPNNSYGLDSGGNPRHIPELTFADFVNFHRKYYHPSNSRIFFYGDDDPLKRLALVNEYLDDFEAARIDSAVAPQPRFDQPRRIRRPFAVSPDEKSRPKGMVTVNWLLTEPTDVEMALSFRILNHALLGMPASPLRKALIDSGLGEDLAGIGLEDELRQMYFSTGLKGIAVDDAERVEELILETLSDLAEHGFDPLTVEAAFNTIEFRLRENNPGHYPRGLVLMLRALTTWLYDGDPLAALAFEQPLARLKRKNESVRGYLEELLQQYFLENLHRTTVILEPDPELHVREATEERQRLSSIQASMTPEQIREIKETADKLRQLQQTPDPPEALAAIPRLKLSDLDRHNKIIPLSVFQENGARILYHDLETNGILYVDVGFDLHSLPQEYLPYVPLFGRALLEIGTDREDFVTLSQRISSKTGGIHPESLTTAVKGAPTCAAWLFLRGKAVQSRCGDLLSILQDVLLTVKLDNRERFRQMVLEEKARREQRLVPEGHRFVNLRLQAHFAEAGWAAEQIKGVSYLFFLRRLASQVDEDWPTVLSTMEQMRQCLVNREGLLVNVTIDGAAWKEVEPQLAEFIRSLPAAKMQAMQWSPDDLPQYEGLTLPAQVNYVGKGANIYQLGYRLHGSAQVISRYLRTAYLWEHIRVQGGAYGAFCLFNHLSGGLSFISYRDPHIEQTLQVYDRVGHFLRTTDLHDDELTKSIIGAIGDMDVHLLPDAKGYTSMVRYLAGDTDADRQQRRQEVLATTIADFRSFADVLDEVKEKGLVKVLGPAEQIETAAISKRDSLQVVKVL; encoded by the coding sequence ATGCCAGTCGGTCATGATTTCGAATTGATAAAGGCAAGAGATATCCCGGAATTGCATAGTAGGGCTGAACTCTATCGACACCGCAAGACCGGTGCCGAAGTCCTGTCAATCAGCAACAGTGACGAAAACAAAGTGTTCGGCATTACTTTCCGCACTCCTCCTGCCGACGAAACCGGTGTAGCTCATATCCTCGAGCACTCAGTCCTCTGCGGCTCCCGCAAGTACCCAGTAAAGGAGCCTTTCGTCGAACTCCTCAAAGGATCTCTACAGACGTTTCTCAACGCTTTCACCTATCCCGACAAGACCTGTTACCCGGTGGCCAGTCAAAACCTGCAGGATTTCTATAATCTCATCGATGTTTACCTCGATGCCGTGTTCTACCCTCTGTTGACGCCCTATACTCTTGCTCAGGAAGGATGGCACTATGAACTGGAAGATTCGGGGCAGGCTTTACAATATAAAGGCGTAGTTTTCAGTGAAATGAAAGGAGCCTATTCATCAGCTGATCGAGTACTTCTCGAGTACAGCCAGCAGTCTCTCTTCCCTAACAACTCCTACGGCCTCGACTCTGGCGGCAATCCGAGACATATCCCTGAACTCACTTTTGCAGACTTTGTAAACTTTCATAGAAAGTACTACCACCCGTCCAACTCGCGCATCTTTTTCTATGGCGACGATGATCCACTTAAACGTTTGGCCCTTGTCAATGAATATCTTGATGACTTTGAGGCTGCCAGGATTGACTCTGCTGTGGCGCCGCAGCCGCGGTTCGATCAGCCACGCCGGATTAGACGGCCCTTTGCTGTGAGCCCAGACGAAAAGTCCAGGCCGAAAGGGATGGTCACAGTCAACTGGCTTCTTACGGAGCCAACTGACGTTGAAATGGCCCTGAGTTTTCGCATTCTGAACCACGCTCTCCTGGGTATGCCGGCATCACCACTGCGAAAGGCTCTTATCGACTCCGGCCTGGGAGAAGACCTGGCTGGTATAGGGCTGGAGGACGAACTGCGGCAGATGTATTTTTCCACTGGCCTCAAAGGCATTGCAGTGGATGATGCCGAACGGGTGGAAGAGTTGATCCTGGAGACCCTCTCTGATCTCGCCGAGCACGGCTTTGATCCCCTCACGGTGGAGGCGGCATTCAATACCATCGAATTCAGGCTCAGGGAAAACAACCCCGGTCATTATCCCAGGGGTCTGGTGCTCATGTTGCGCGCCCTGACCACCTGGCTATACGATGGTGACCCCCTGGCAGCGCTCGCCTTCGAACAGCCGCTGGCACGCCTAAAGAGGAAAAATGAATCTGTCAGGGGCTATCTGGAAGAGCTGCTGCAGCAGTACTTCCTGGAGAACTTGCATCGCACCACAGTGATCCTCGAGCCTGACCCAGAGCTCCATGTCAGGGAAGCTACAGAAGAACGGCAGCGATTGAGCAGCATTCAAGCATCCATGACACCGGAACAAATCAGGGAAATCAAGGAAACAGCAGACAAGCTCAGACAACTGCAACAAACACCCGATCCTCCGGAAGCTCTCGCCGCCATCCCCAGGTTGAAGCTTTCGGATCTGGACAGGCACAACAAAATTATCCCTCTCTCTGTGTTTCAAGAAAATGGTGCCAGAATCCTCTACCACGACCTGGAAACCAATGGCATTCTCTATGTTGATGTGGGCTTTGACCTGCACAGCTTGCCACAAGAGTATCTGCCGTACGTACCGCTTTTTGGCCGCGCCCTGCTCGAGATTGGTACGGACAGGGAGGACTTCGTTACCCTATCCCAGAGAATAAGCAGTAAGACAGGCGGCATTCACCCCGAATCTTTAACCACGGCTGTCAAGGGGGCGCCCACCTGTGCTGCCTGGCTTTTTCTGCGCGGCAAGGCAGTACAGTCCAGATGTGGTGACCTTCTTTCTATACTTCAGGATGTTCTGCTGACGGTAAAGCTCGACAACAGGGAGAGGTTTCGCCAGATGGTCCTGGAAGAAAAGGCCAGACGCGAACAGCGGCTAGTGCCGGAAGGCCACAGGTTTGTCAACCTGCGGCTGCAGGCCCATTTTGCCGAGGCTGGCTGGGCTGCAGAGCAAATCAAGGGCGTGAGCTATCTCTTTTTTCTGCGGCGTCTAGCCAGCCAGGTAGATGAAGATTGGCCCACTGTTCTCTCCACAATGGAGCAGATGCGCCAGTGTCTGGTGAACAGAGAAGGCCTCCTTGTGAATGTGACCATCGATGGTGCCGCCTGGAAGGAAGTCGAACCGCAGCTGGCAGAGTTTATTCGTTCTCTGCCAGCTGCAAAAATGCAAGCCATGCAGTGGTCACCCGATGATCTTCCACAATACGAGGGCCTGACACTCCCGGCGCAGGTAAACTATGTGGGCAAGGGGGCAAATATCTACCAGCTGGGCTATCGTCTGCATGGTTCAGCCCAGGTCATAAGCCGCTATCTTCGCACTGCCTATTTGTGGGAGCACATCCGCGTCCAGGGCGGTGCTTACGGCGCCTTCTGCCTTTTCAACCATTTGTCTGGAGGCCTGAGCTTCATATCTTATCGCGACCCCCACATTGAACAAACTCTGCAAGTCTATGACAGGGTTGGCCACTTTCTGCGCACCACTGACCTGCACGATGATGAACTCACCAAGAGCATCATCGGCGCCATCGGTGATATGGACGTCCACCTTCTCCCCGATGCCAAAGGCTATACCTCAATGGTGAGATACCTGGCAGGAGACACGGATGCAGACCGTCAGCAAAGGCGACAAGAAGTTCTCGCCACCACAATAGCGGACTTCCGATCATTTGCAGATGTCCTTGATGAAGTAAAAGAAAAGGGTCTGGTCAAAGTGCTCGGGCCGGCAGAACAGATAGAGACAGCTGCCATAAGTAAGAGAGACTCGTTGCAAGTGGTCAAGGTCCTGTAG